In the Candidatus Binatia bacterium genome, GGTCGAGGACTGCGACGCCGCGTTCGCCGAGCTCGCCGCGGCGGGCGTCGAGGCGGTGACGCCGCCCACGACGCGGCCCTGGGGTCAGCGTACCGCCTACGTGCGAGATCCCGACGGCAACCTGATCGAGCTCGCGCAGGACCTGCGCCGCTGAGGTCTCGCGGCGCCCGCTCCGCCGGCGACGCAGCCGACGGCGGCTCGAGGCAGGCGAGGTTCTGCGCGCAGTCGTCGAAGTCGTCGTTCACGACGGATCGGCGCGTTGCCGAACGCCGAGATCGCGCCGAGCGGCAGCGCGATCGCGAGCAGCGCGCCGACCAGAATGCGTCTCCGCAGCCTCGGGCACGAACCTCGGGAGACGACCCCAGGGGCGGCGCCCCCCAAGATTTCGCCTCGAGGGGGCGCGGCCGGCTCCGGCGGCCCGTCCGCTACTCGATGTAGCCGAGCGCGCGCAGCCGAGCCTCGTGCGACTGCGTGGGCTTGCGCTCGACGGCGAAGGCCGGCAGCACGCGCCAGATGTTCTCCCAGCCTTGGAACACCGGCGCGAACGCCTGCAGCAGCGCCCGGGCCTTCCCGGTGCCGTACAGATTGTGCTTCTCGCGAGGATCCTGCTCGAGGTCGTAGACCTCGATGCGCCGCCCAGCCTCGAAGCGGATCATTTTGCCCGCGTTCGTGCGCATCGACCACTGCGGTCCGAAGTACGCCGTCGCCATGCTGAACGCCGGCAGCTCGTCCGGCAGCGCATCCTCGCCGGCGCCGGTGATCCACGGCGTCAGGTCGACGTGGCCGTACGGTAGCGGCATCTCGTCGCGGCTCATGCCGAAGCGCTCCGGCGCCTCGATGCCCGCGAGCCCGAGGATCGTCGGTGCAACGTCCATCAGACGCACCTGGTTCGCGATGCGGCGCCCGGGCGGGACGCGCGGCGGGAAGCGCACGACGAGCGGCACGTGCAGCACCTCGTCGTACAGCGTCTTCGAGTGGCCCTTGAGACCGTGCTCGAAGAACTCGTCGCCGTGGTCGCTCGTGACCACGACGATGGTGTCGTCGAGCACGCGCAGCTGCCGCAAGCGGTCGAGGATCTTGCCGAGGTTCTCGTCGGTCCAGCGGATCTCGCCGTCGTAGAGCGCGATCAGGTGCTGCAGGTCGCGCGGGTCCATGTCGGGACGGATGCTCTGGTTGCGCTCGAAGTCGCTGAAGTCCGCATGACCCGCGTAGTCCGGATCGAACATGCGGTCGTAGGGCGGCGGCGGCTCGTAGTCGTAGTGCACGTCCCACATGTGCAAGAAGATGAAAAACGGCGCGCGACGGCCCTTGCGATCCCACGCGTCGAGGTAGTCGTCGACGAGCTCGACGAGCGCGGGCGACGTGATGCCCGTCCGCGCGAGGGCACGGTTTGGCGTCGCCGTCGACTCGTCGAACAGCGTGAAGCCCTGCCCGAATCCGTAGTGCGCCATGACGGTCGGACCGGAGACGAACGCGGCCGTCGCGTAGCCCTCGTCGCGCAGCACCTCCGCGAGCGTGACCGCCTCGGGGGCGAGTGCCATGGTGTGCTTGGTGACGCCGTGCACCTCCGGCGGCAGCGCGGTCAGCATCGTCATGTGCGAAGGCACCGTCCACGGCGCGGGCGCGATCGCCTTCTCGAACACCACGCCCTCGCTCGCGAGACGGTCGATGTTCGGGCTCGTCGGGCGCTCGTAGCCGTAGGCGCCGAGGTGATCGGCGCGCAGCGAGTCGATCGAGACCAGGAGGACGTTCGGCCGCGCACTCGCCTGGGACGCCCGCTCCGCGCGAAGCGCGAGGACCACGGCCGCGACGACGACGAGCGTCAGGGTCGCGAGAAAGACGTGCCGCACGGATCTCGAGTCTACGGAAGCCCGCCCCGGCGCGCGAGCCGGATTCGCCTCCGGCGTCTCACGGAGGCGTCTACGGCGTCAGGCCGCAGACGCGCGGCGGCGCCGCGCACGCCACCACCACGGCAGCGCGAGCAGCACGCCGAACGTCCCGACGAGGATCGTCGCGTCGAGCCATCCCGGACGCTCGCCCGCGCTCGCGCCGAGGTAGGTGAACGCGAACACCTTCGGCACCACGCCGACGCCGCTCGCGAGCAGGAAGAGCGGCAGCGGGAACGCGATCAGCCCGCACGCGTAGCTCACGATGTCGAACGACCCGTGGGCGAGCGCGCGCACGCCGAGCACGGCGAGAAACGTCGCGAGCAGCCCGCGGCGCGCGAGCTGCTCGTCGAACAGCGCGAGCTTCTGCGGCGACGCGAAGCGCTCGACGACCGGCCGTCCGAGCTTGCGCGCGACGACGAAGCACGCGGTCGCGCCGACCATGACGCCCGCCCACGCGAGCACGAAGCCCGCCCACGGTCCATAGAGAAAGCCCGCCGCCATCATCAGCGGCTCGGACGGCAGCGGCGCGATCACGCACTGCACGACGAGCAGCGCGAAGAGCGCGAGCGGGCCGATCGGGCCCGCGGCGCGCACGCGCTCGGCGATCGCGTGCGCATCGAGCGCGCGCCAGTCGACCTGCGTCGCGAGGACGGCCCCCACCACGAGCACCGCGACGCCCGCGACGATCAGCCCGACGGCGCGACGCGAGAGACGCGCCTTCGGCTGGCGCAGCGCCGGCGCCTCGCGTGCGTCGCTCTGCGGCAAGCCTTCGGGCATCGCCATGGCCCCGTCCTAGCCCATCCGCCGGGCGCGCAAAACGCCCTCCCCTGGTAGCGTCAGCCGGAGAGCAGGTAGCCGCGCGCCAGCGCCTCGAACTCCTCGACCTGGCGTTGCACCCAGGCGGCGTCGCGGCCGAGCTCGGCGGCGAGGATGCGCGCCGTCGCCGGCGCGGCCTCGATCGCGGCGCGCGCGTCGAGCAGCAGGCTGCGCGTCCGGCGCGCGAGCACGTCCTCGACGGTGCGCGCCATCTCGTGGCGCGCCGCCCACGCGACCTGCCCCGCGACGTACGGCAGCCGCGGGTGCAGCGCCACCCGGCGCGCCGGGTCGTCGTCGAGGAAGGCCTGCACGACCTCCGCGTCGGCGCCGTACATCTTCATGTGCAGCGCGTGCGGCACGCGCGGATCGTTGCGGGCGAGCCAACCGTGCAGCCGCAGGTTCTCGGTGACGCACGGCCGCTCCGGCAGGCCGCCGACCTCGACCGCGTCGTCGACGGTGTCCTGCGCCATCTTGCGGTAGGTCGTCCACTTGCCGCCGACGATCGTCACGAGCCCCGAGTCCGACACCACGACCGAGTGCTCGCGCGAGATCGACTTGGTGCGTCCGCGCGCCGCGGCGCCGCCCACCGGCTGCACCAGCGGACGCTGCCCGGCGAACACGCTGAGCACGTCGTCGCGGGTCGGCTGGCGATCGAGGTAGCGGGCCGCGTTGCGCAGGATGAAGTCGACCTCCTCGGGCAGCGCGCGCGGCTCGATGTCGGCGTGGTCCATCGCCGTGTCGGTGGTGCCGACCAGGACGCGCTGGTGCCACGGGATGACGAACAGCACGCGGCCATCGTCGGTGTGCGGCACCATGATCGCGGTGTCGCTCGGCTGGAACGCGCGGTCGAGCACCAGGTGGACGCCCTGGCTCGGCTGGATCATCGGCTCGCTGTCCGCCTGGTCCATGCGGCGGATGTCGTCGGCGAAGATGCCGGTCGCGTTGATCACCACGCGCGCGCGCAGCTCGTGGCTCGTGCCGGTCTCGACGTCGGTCGCGACGACGCCCGACACCGTGCCCTCGTCCTTGATCAGGCGGTCGACGCGCATGTAGTTGACGAGCAGCGCGCCGTGGTCGGCCGCGGTCTGCGCGAGCGCGATCGCCATCCGCGCGTCGTCGAACTGCGCGTCGTGGTACATGACGCCGCCGAGCAGGTTCTCGGTCTCGACGTTCGGGATGCGCTCGATCGTCGACTCGCGGTCGAGGAGCCGCGAGCGCGAGATGTTGAGCTTGCCGGCGAGGCGGTCGTAGAGCTTGAGGCCGATGCCGTAGAACGGCCCCTCCCACCAGCGGTAGCGCGGCACGACGAAGGCGAGGTCGTGCACCAGGTGCGAGGCGTTGCGGCACATCAGCCCGCGCTCGCGCAGCGCTTCGAGCACGAGCGCGACGTTGCCCTGCTGCAGGTAGCGCACGCCGCCGTGCACGAGCTTCGTCGAGCGGCTCGAGGTGCCCTTCGCGAAGTCGTACTGCTCGACCAGCACGGTGCGGTAGCCGCGCGTCTGCGCGTCGACCGCGACGCCGAGCCCGGTCGCGCCGCCGCCGATCACGAGCACGTCCCACGGACCGTCCGTGAGCGCTGCGATCATCCGCTCGCGGTTCATGCGCGCCTCGTCCCGAGGGCAGACTTAGCGGACGACGAGGATCCGCGCACCGTCAAGAGCCGGTGCGCGCCGCGACCGTCGGCTCGGTCGTGATCAGCACGCTGACGATGCGCCGTCCGTGCACGCGCTCGGCGGTGAAGCGCAGGTTGTCGTACACGACGCTCTCGCCGGCGGTCGGGATCGCGCCGAGCAGGCCGAACATCAGCCCGCCGACCGTGTTCCAGCGCTCGCGCGGCAGCTCGACGCCGAGCACGTCGCTCAGATCCGAGATCGCCATCGTCGCGTCGACGCGGTAGCGGCCGTCGCCGAGCATCTCGATGTCGCCCTCGTCGACGTCGTGCTCGTCGGCGATCTCGCCCACGAGCTCCTCGAGCAGGTCCTCGAGCGTGACCAGCCCCACCACCGAGCCGAACTCGTCGACCACGAGCCCCATGTGGAACTGCTGCTCGCGCATCTCCTTCAGAAGGTCGACCAGGCGCTTCGACTCGGGGACGAAGTGCACCGGGCGCATGATGTCGCGCAGGGTCACGTCGGTGCGCCCTTGCTGGCGGACGGTCAGCAGGTCCTTCGCGTGGATGATGCCCTCGGTGTTGTCGAGGTCGCCGCGGTAGGCCGGCAGACGCGAGAAGCCGTGGCGGACGAAGATCTCCTGCGCGTCGGCGAGCGAGCACGAGAGGTCGATGCCGACGACGTCGGGACGCGGCACCATCACCTGGCGCGCGACGCTCGTGCGGAAGTGGAAGACGGAGTGGATCATGTCCTTCTCCGTCTCGTCGATGGCGCCCTCCTCGTGCCCGACCTGGGCCATGGTGCGGATCTCGTTCGGCGTGACGAACGGTCCCTTCTCGAGGCCCTTCCCCGGCAAGAGGATGTTGGCGAGCCCGATCAGCGCGCGCGTCGGCAGGGCGAGAATCCAGGCCAGCACCCAGACGAAGGGCGCGAGCATCAAGGCGACGCGGTCGCTGTGCAGGACCGCAAAGGTCTTGCCCATCGCCTCGACAACCACGAAGTAGCCGAGCGTGAACAGCACCGAGGCGACGGTGATGCCGACCGCCCCGAAGGAGTTCTCGGCGATGATCGCGACCAGGATCGCCGAGCCGTTCTGCACCAGCATCACCGCCAGGTAGACGGCGTTCAGGTAGCGCGGCGGATCGGACGCGATCTTCTCCAGCAGGGCCGCATTCGGGCGCCCCTCCTGGCGGAGAGAGATCGCGCGCACGCGCGATACCCGCGTCAGCGCCGCCTCCGCGAGGGCCAGCGCCGTCCCGATCACCACCAGGACGGCGACCGCGACGACGAGCACGGTCAACTGGGACCCCGCCTGCGCGACGCCAGCATGGGGGCGCCGCCGACGGCGGTCCCGCGTGTTGGGTCAGGGTCCAAAGCTCGCAGCCGCCCCTAGCACGCCGGCGTCGCCGTTTCGACCGGTCGTGCGGGGCGAGCCGCCGACCGCCTCACGTGCAGCCGCGGATCAGGAACAGAACGATGAGAATCGGAATCGGGATGCCGATCAGCCAGAGCAGCACCCAGCCGATTGCACCGCGCTCGTCGGTGCGCTCCTTTGGTCGAACGTCCTGCATGGCGAGCCTCCTTCGCGGGGGAAGCCGCAGGGTTCGTGCCACGGCGAAGCGCGCCCGAAGGCGCTGACGCATCCGGAGGGACGACGTTCGCGGCCGGCAACGCAGGGCGCGGCGCGACGTAGCCCTTACAAAGCCGATTCACGCGGACGGCCCCGCTCAGGAGCCCGCCCCTCCGTCGAAGCGCACGTCGATGCCCCAGGTCTTCGCGAGCCAGTCGAGGAGCTGCGACTCGCTCGGCTGGATCGTGTCGCCCATCGCGATCTCGAGCGCGGTCGCGTAGACCAGCTCCCGCGCCTCGGCGCGTCCGGCTCCGGCGAGGAAGCGGCGCAGCGCCTCCTCGTCCTCGAAGCGCTGGTCCGCCTCCTCGGCCAGGCGCCGGTAGGTCGCCGGCCCGAGCGCGGCCGCGACGTTCGAGATGCGCTCGAGCTCCTCGTCGGTCATCTCCCGGTTCGATTCACCGATGAACTCGACGAGGCCCACCAGGGCGAGCTGCTCGTCGTGGTCGAGGTCCTTGATCTCCATGCTTCCGCCTCCGCGCGATGTCGTGCGCAGCGTATCAGGTCGGGCCCGCGGCACGAACCGGCGCGCCGACCGGCCGGCTCACAGCGAGTACGACGCGAGCTCGGTCGTGACCCGCACGCTGCGGGGCTCCGGACCGCTCTCGCTCTCCTCGACGATGGACTTCACCATGCCGACGCCCTTCGCGTACCAAACTTGCTCGGTGAGCGTGAGCGTGCGCTCGCCGACGCGCGCCTGACCGCTGACGCGCACCTTCACGCAGCCGGGAAAGCGTCCGGCCGGCACGTCGACGGTGTCGTTCGTCAGCTCGACCACCGACTCGATCGGCACCCGGTCGGGGCCGTCGAGGAAGGAGAAGGCCGCCTCGCCGCGCCACGAGCTGCCCTTCTGCGGGTCGAGGACGATCAGGTCGTCGCGCCCGAGCTCGAGGGTCGGCGACGCCTCGCCGGCCGACTGCGTCGCGTAGCGGTAGACGCCGCGCTCGTCGACCGCCATGAAGCGGAAGTGGGTCTCGTCGCCGAGCTCGATCTGCTGTCGGACGACGCGCTGCCCCTCGAGGGTCTCGGGGCCGACCGTGGTGACCTGGAGCGCGATCGGCTCCTCGCCGTCGTTCGGCTCGGTCGTGATGAGGTAGATCCACTTCCTCCCGGCCTCGAGCGGGAACAAGGGGTGCTCGACGGTGCGCTGGCACGCCGACGCCCCGACGAGCAGGACGAGAACGGCGACGAGCGAGCGATGTGTGAGTGCTGCCATCGCCCGCACGATTCCATGGCGCAGCCGCGAGCGCCAATCGCGCCCGGGCACGCGCGAGCGATCCCTCCCGTGCCGCAGGCCTCGCAGGCCCTCAGCCGCACTCGTGGCGGATCACGACGTTGACGTTCGTGTTGGACGTCCCCTCGGTGGTCTGTACCGCGACCGCGCAGCCGGCCTCGTGCCGGCACTCGTTGGTGTCGGGGGCGATGACCTCGATCTCCGTGTCGCTGGTCGTCTGGACGTTGGTCGCGTCGACGGCCGTGCCGCCGATCAGCACCGCCTCGACCAGCGACGGGTACAACCCCGTCCCCTGGATCGTGAAGCGCGACCGGGCACGACGCACGACGGGCTCACCGCGGTGACGGTCGGCGGCTGCAGCGCGAAGATGCGCCCGAAGGGCATCGGCACGAACGAGTTCGATTGACTTCGACGTTCTGGAACGTCGTGTCGTGACCGCTGCGATGGTAGCCCGCATCGATTCCCGACGAGGTGGTGAACTCGAACTCGGTCTGATCGGGGCGGCATGCCCCCAGCGACGCGTGGCAGCCAGCAGATGCGAGCCGTAGTTGAGCTGCCCGTCGGGCCGCTCGGCCCTGCGCACGGCAGCGAGGGCGACCTGCTTCACCTCCGCGCCCGGGTGAGCGCTCCCCTCGTGTGACATCAACTCGTGCAGACGATCGATGTCGGCGACCTCGGCGTCGGTGACGGCGACGGCGAACCCCGCCTCGTACGCCTCTCGGAGCTTCGCGACGATCCAGGGAGCATCGAGATCCGCGGGGCCGACGACGATGGGTCGCGGTGCCGAGTCTTCGCTCAGATCTCGGAGCGCGTAGGCCCTCGCGAGGACGCGTACGGCTTCACCCGAGGCAGTGGGGCCGGTGTAGATCGTTTCCGTCGCCACGGCATCGGCGTTCGCCGAAACATCGGCGACGCCGGCACCGCCGCCTTCACCTCGAACGGATCTCGCGAAGCTTCGCGCGCGTCCTGCATCTAAGCTTGCGATACTCTGCTCGGCGTCGACTGCGCTCTCGCTGGCACGGCAACGAGCAGCACCAGCACGGAACCGACAGCCGACGAGCCAACGCGGACGAACGTCCAACGTGTCACGGCTCCCCCGCCAATCCCAAGGTCGAAACCTGGCGACCCTAAAGTGGACGGGAGTGCGAATCAACTAAGCTTCGCAAAGCCACGGTACTTGCTTCGGCACAGGCGACGCCTCGCGCCGCGAAGCTTCGAGCGGATGGAAAAGGCCAGCGCGCGCGATCGGCGCACGCCGACTTCGCAGCCCAGCGCCGGACCGGCCAAGCGCCGCAACGACAAAGCATGTACGATGCGCCGCCGTGCACCGTTACGCGATTCGGCTCGCGCGGCCGGACGACGTCGCCCTGCTCGCGCGCATCGAGCGCGCGGCGGCGGCGCTCTTCAAGCCGTACGGGTTCGCGCGTCAGTTCGCGCGCGAGACGCTCCCGCGCGAGGACCTCGCGAGCGCCGTCGCGCGGGACTTCCTCTGGGTCGCGGTCGACGGGCGCGATCGGCCCGTCGGCTTCGCGCTGCTCGAGGAGCTCGACGGCAACGCGCACCTGCACGAGATCGACGTCCACCCGAAGCACGGCCGCCGCGGCCTCGGCCGCGCGCTCCTCGCGACGGTGATCAAGGCGGCGCGCGAGCGCGGCTATCCGGCGATCACGCTCACGACCTTTCGCCACGTGCCGTGGAACGCCCCGTTCTACGCGAGCATGGGCTTTCGCGTGCTCGGCGAGCGCGAGCTCCCCGACGCGCTGCGCGCGCTGCTGCGCGCCGAGGTCGAGCGCGGGCTGCCCGCGAAGGAGCGCGTCGCGATGCGCCTGCGGCTGACGCCGCTGCGCTCCTGAGCCGCACGCGACAGAGTCACGCGGGCGCGCGCTTCAGAACGCGGCCGCCTGCAGCGCCATCCAGCCGCCGAGCGCGATCGTCACGACGCCGAGCGCCGTCTCGATCTTGCCCGTGGACGCCTGCAAGAGCCGCGGCCACCAGACCAGCGGCAGCGACAGCGCGAGCGAGAACAGCACCATGCCGACGATCGAGCCGATCGCGAAGGTCGCGACGTAGAGCAGCGCGCGTACCGGCGAGCCGAGCATCGGCAGCGCCAGCAGGACGAGCGCGCCCGAGCCCGCGAGACCGTGCAGCGTGCCGACCGCGAGCGCGCGCGGCAGCGGCGTCGCCGGGTGCTCGTGGTGGTGCGGCGAGTGCTCGTGCGGCGCGCTCTCGCCCGCGTGCGCGTGCACGTGGACGTGCGGCGCCGCGTCGCCGTGCTGGTGGACGTGGACGTGGATGCGTCGCTCGCGCACGCGTCGCAGGACGTCGACGCCGAGCGCGACGAGCACCACCCCGGCGAGCGCCTCGAAGCCGCGCGCGGCGGGCTCCGGCAGCGACACGCCGAGCAGCACGAGCGCCGCGCCCGCGACCATCAGGCTCGCCGCGTGCCCGCCGCCCCAGGCCGCCGCTAGCTTCACCCGGTCGCCGAGCGATGCGGAGCGCGTCGTCAGCGCCGCGACGGCGGCGACGTGATCGGCCTCGAGCGCGTGGCGTACGCCGACCAGGGCGCCCATGAGGAGCAGTGCGAGCATCGCTCCGCCGACCATACCACGGGGCGCTCGCGCCGCGACCCGCGCGCACGAAGGCGCGCGAGCGCCGCAGCGCAGACGACTGACCGCGCGCCGACGCTCACGCGTCGCGCTGCGACAGCTCCGCGTACGCGCGCTGGATCTCGACCGCCTTCCGGTGCGCGAGCTCCTGGAGCTCGCGCCCGAGCCCCGCGACACGATCCGGGTGGTAGAGCTTCATCTGCTCGCGGTAGGCGCGCGCGATCTCCTCCGCCGACGCGTCGCGCGCGACGCCGAGCACCGCGTAGGGATCCCAGGCCGGCTCGGCTCCCGACGCCGCGTCACGCGCGTCGTCACCTTCCGCGCCACCCTGCCCCGCTCGCCCTTCGCCTGCGCGCTGCCCCGCGCCCGCCGCGCCGAAGCCCGCCGGGCCGCGCGCGCGCTGCCGCGCCGTCATGCGCGGGCGCTGCGCGCCACCGCCGCGACGCAGCCACCACACGGCGAAGAACGCGAGCAGCAGATCGTCGAGCAGCCCGAGCAGACCGATGCGGTCGGGCAGCAGGTCGATCGGCGAGCGCACGTAGAGCAGCAGGAGCAGGCACACCAGCAGGACGACGACGAAGCGGTTCATCGCGCACGTCCGCGCGCGACGCGGCTCACTGCGGCGCCGGCGTCGAGCGCGGCGCGGGCTCGAGGCTCTTCAGGTAGCGGAAGAACTCGCTGTCCGGCGACAGCACGAGCGCCGTGCCGTCGGGCAGCGCGCGCTTGTAGGCGTCGAGCGTGCGCACCAGCGCGAACAGCTCGGGGTCGCGGCCGTACGCCTCGGCGTAGATGCGCA is a window encoding:
- a CDS encoding sulfatase, encoding MRHVFLATLTLVVVAAVVLALRAERASQASARPNVLLVSIDSLRADHLGAYGYERPTSPNIDRLASEGVVFEKAIAPAPWTVPSHMTMLTALPPEVHGVTKHTMALAPEAVTLAEVLRDEGYATAAFVSGPTVMAHYGFGQGFTLFDESTATPNRALARTGITSPALVELVDDYLDAWDRKGRRAPFFIFLHMWDVHYDYEPPPPYDRMFDPDYAGHADFSDFERNQSIRPDMDPRDLQHLIALYDGEIRWTDENLGKILDRLRQLRVLDDTIVVVTSDHGDEFFEHGLKGHSKTLYDEVLHVPLVVRFPPRVPPGRRIANQVRLMDVAPTILGLAGIEAPERFGMSRDEMPLPYGHVDLTPWITGAGEDALPDELPAFSMATAYFGPQWSMRTNAGKMIRFEAGRRIEVYDLEQDPREKHNLYGTGKARALLQAFAPVFQGWENIWRVLPAFAVERKPTQSHEARLRALGYIE
- a CDS encoding TVP38/TMEM64 family protein; protein product: MAMPEGLPQSDAREAPALRQPKARLSRRAVGLIVAGVAVLVVGAVLATQVDWRALDAHAIAERVRAAGPIGPLALFALLVVQCVIAPLPSEPLMMAAGFLYGPWAGFVLAWAGVMVGATACFVVARKLGRPVVERFASPQKLALFDEQLARRGLLATFLAVLGVRALAHGSFDIVSYACGLIAFPLPLFLLASGVGVVPKVFAFTYLGASAGERPGWLDATILVGTFGVLLALPWWWRARRRRASAA
- a CDS encoding glycerol-3-phosphate dehydrogenase/oxidase, with the protein product MNRERMIAALTDGPWDVLVIGGGATGLGVAVDAQTRGYRTVLVEQYDFAKGTSSRSTKLVHGGVRYLQQGNVALVLEALRERGLMCRNASHLVHDLAFVVPRYRWWEGPFYGIGLKLYDRLAGKLNISRSRLLDRESTIERIPNVETENLLGGVMYHDAQFDDARMAIALAQTAADHGALLVNYMRVDRLIKDEGTVSGVVATDVETGTSHELRARVVINATGIFADDIRRMDQADSEPMIQPSQGVHLVLDRAFQPSDTAIMVPHTDDGRVLFVIPWHQRVLVGTTDTAMDHADIEPRALPEEVDFILRNAARYLDRQPTRDDVLSVFAGQRPLVQPVGGAAARGRTKSISREHSVVVSDSGLVTIVGGKWTTYRKMAQDTVDDAVEVGGLPERPCVTENLRLHGWLARNDPRVPHALHMKMYGADAEVVQAFLDDDPARRVALHPRLPYVAGQVAWAARHEMARTVEDVLARRTRSLLLDARAAIEAAPATARILAAELGRDAAWVQRQVEEFEALARGYLLSG
- a CDS encoding hemolysin family protein; the encoded protein is MLVVAVAVLVVIGTALALAEAALTRVSRVRAISLRQEGRPNAALLEKIASDPPRYLNAVYLAVMLVQNGSAILVAIIAENSFGAVGITVASVLFTLGYFVVVEAMGKTFAVLHSDRVALMLAPFVWVLAWILALPTRALIGLANILLPGKGLEKGPFVTPNEIRTMAQVGHEEGAIDETEKDMIHSVFHFRTSVARQVMVPRPDVVGIDLSCSLADAQEIFVRHGFSRLPAYRGDLDNTEGIIHAKDLLTVRQQGRTDVTLRDIMRPVHFVPESKRLVDLLKEMREQQFHMGLVVDEFGSVVGLVTLEDLLEELVGEIADEHDVDEGDIEMLGDGRYRVDATMAISDLSDVLGVELPRERWNTVGGLMFGLLGAIPTAGESVVYDNLRFTAERVHGRRIVSVLITTEPTVAARTGS
- a CDS encoding GNAT family N-acetyltransferase, which gives rise to MHRYAIRLARPDDVALLARIERAAAALFKPYGFARQFARETLPREDLASAVARDFLWVAVDGRDRPVGFALLEELDGNAHLHEIDVHPKHGRRGLGRALLATVIKAARERGYPAITLTTFRHVPWNAPFYASMGFRVLGERELPDALRALLRAEVERGLPAKERVAMRLRLTPLRS
- a CDS encoding urease accessory protein; protein product: MLALLLMGALVGVRHALEADHVAAVAALTTRSASLGDRVKLAAAWGGGHAASLMVAGAALVLLGVSLPEPAARGFEALAGVVLVALGVDVLRRVRERRIHVHVHQHGDAAPHVHVHAHAGESAPHEHSPHHHEHPATPLPRALAVGTLHGLAGSGALVLLALPMLGSPVRALLYVATFAIGSIVGMVLFSLALSLPLVWWPRLLQASTGKIETALGVVTIALGGWMALQAAAF
- a CDS encoding J domain-containing protein: MNRFVVVLLVCLLLLLYVRSPIDLLPDRIGLLGLLDDLLLAFFAVWWLRRGGGAQRPRMTARQRARGPAGFGAAGAGQRAGEGRAGQGGAEGDDARDAASGAEPAWDPYAVLGVARDASAEEIARAYREQMKLYHPDRVAGLGRELQELAHRKAVEIQRAYAELSQRDA